A genomic segment from Pollutimonas thiosulfatoxidans encodes:
- a CDS encoding carbonic anhydrase, whose translation MCNLCARRAEPSNSPSSPSRRAAISMVGAISLLGMSATARAAQSRPPPKPDNALTPDQAVERLMEGNGRYTSGTTYDRDFSSERAALAGGQNPYACILSCADSRVSPELCFDEERGDLFVTRVAGNYVTNDLLASLEYGVAVLHAPLIMVLGHTRCGALSATVSALEKQTEFPGHIQTLVTALMPAVRAVQAQAHADTLVQAATIENIKQNVQRLKQATPILSNAFQNSRIRVIGGLYDLETGKVDLVA comes from the coding sequence ATGTGCAATTTATGTGCAAGAAGGGCTGAACCAAGCAACTCGCCAAGCTCGCCGTCCAGGCGCGCTGCCATCAGCATGGTGGGAGCGATCTCTTTACTGGGCATGTCTGCCACTGCCCGGGCTGCTCAATCGCGGCCACCGCCCAAACCGGATAACGCGCTAACACCTGATCAAGCCGTAGAGCGCTTGATGGAAGGAAACGGGCGATACACCTCTGGAACCACCTACGATCGAGACTTTTCCTCCGAGCGCGCGGCGTTGGCCGGAGGGCAAAACCCCTACGCGTGCATCTTAAGCTGCGCCGATTCCCGCGTTAGCCCGGAGCTATGTTTTGACGAAGAAAGAGGCGATCTTTTCGTAACCCGCGTGGCGGGCAACTATGTAACCAACGATCTTCTGGCCAGCCTGGAGTACGGCGTTGCAGTGCTACACGCACCCCTCATTATGGTGCTGGGGCACACCCGATGCGGCGCCTTGAGTGCAACGGTCAGTGCACTGGAAAAGCAAACCGAATTTCCGGGCCATATACAGACGCTGGTTACGGCGCTGATGCCGGCCGTGCGCGCAGTCCAGGCGCAGGCCCATGCCGACACTTTGGTTCAGGCGGCGACCATTGAAAACATCAAACAGAACGTGCAGCGCCTGAAACAAGCCACACCCATACTTAGCAATGCTTTCCAGAACAGCAGGATCCGGGTTATCGGCGGCCTCTACGATCTGGAGACCGGAAAAGTCGACCTCGTCGCATAA
- a CDS encoding amidohydrolase, whose protein sequence is MMQPAFGKTVADEIWSGGPILTMNDSQPHADAIAVKAGKIIALGSLKEVAQFQGTETRMQDLAGRTLLPGFVDAHGHAFMIGLQAISANLLAAPDGKVTDIKSLQNTLTKWSSEHAEVQNSIGMVLGFGYDDAQLAEQKHPTRKDLDAVSVDVPVLIIHQSGHIGVMNSKALELAGITADTANPEGGVIRRDAATQEPSGILEEAAFFGALGKQFSKMTADQAQTLFEQGTTLLSQYGYTTGQEGRATSTIVPFMQSAAASGRIAIDVVAYVDVMENRDFIAKNVSQTYTNGFRVGGAKLTIDGSPQGFTAFRDRPYYKPPEDYRADYRGYSAVTSDQTFDAIDWAFANDVQIITHANGEAASDILLAAVSTAKAKHPAKDRRAVLIHGQFLRKDQVASLDKLDIFPSLFPMHTFYWGDWHRDRTVGPVNADNISPTGWVRERGMMFSTHHDAPVAFPDSMRVLSATVTRRTRSGDVLGPDQRVDVMTALKAMTIWPAYQHFEENRKGSLEPGKLADFVILSKDPTAIDPETLHQVQVTETVKNGKTIYRQSDEGGTAARASAAAVGDVFGRMLTHWQHSNEERGANGHAHGPELLMAAMLAGLERQNDVKH, encoded by the coding sequence ATGATGCAACCGGCTTTTGGAAAGACGGTTGCTGATGAAATATGGTCTGGCGGTCCTATCTTGACCATGAACGATAGTCAGCCGCACGCCGACGCCATTGCCGTCAAGGCCGGAAAGATCATTGCTTTGGGATCCCTCAAAGAGGTCGCTCAATTCCAGGGAACAGAAACGCGGATGCAGGACCTGGCAGGGCGAACCCTGCTACCGGGCTTTGTCGATGCGCATGGCCATGCCTTCATGATCGGTCTTCAGGCAATTTCAGCCAACCTGTTGGCTGCACCCGACGGTAAGGTCACAGACATCAAGAGCTTGCAGAACACCTTGACCAAGTGGTCCAGCGAACACGCCGAGGTTCAAAATAGTATTGGCATGGTTCTAGGCTTCGGTTACGACGATGCTCAACTGGCTGAGCAAAAACATCCCACCCGCAAGGATTTGGACGCCGTATCCGTAGACGTCCCCGTGCTGATCATTCACCAGTCCGGTCACATTGGTGTCATGAACAGCAAAGCCTTGGAACTGGCGGGGATCACTGCCGACACGGCAAACCCGGAAGGCGGAGTCATTCGCCGCGACGCCGCCACGCAGGAACCCAGCGGCATACTGGAAGAGGCGGCTTTCTTTGGCGCTCTGGGAAAACAGTTCAGCAAGATGACCGCCGATCAGGCTCAGACCTTGTTTGAGCAGGGCACAACATTGCTTAGTCAGTATGGATACACCACCGGACAAGAGGGGCGAGCAACCTCCACGATTGTGCCTTTCATGCAGAGCGCCGCCGCATCGGGGCGTATCGCTATTGACGTAGTCGCGTACGTGGACGTAATGGAGAACCGGGACTTTATTGCCAAGAACGTTAGCCAAACCTATACCAATGGCTTCAGGGTTGGTGGAGCGAAGTTGACCATCGACGGTTCTCCTCAGGGATTCACTGCTTTTCGGGATCGCCCGTACTACAAGCCGCCTGAGGACTATCGTGCCGATTATCGCGGGTATTCGGCCGTGACGTCAGATCAAACCTTCGATGCCATCGACTGGGCGTTTGCCAATGATGTGCAGATTATTACGCATGCAAATGGCGAAGCCGCTTCCGATATCCTGCTGGCTGCGGTTAGCACAGCGAAAGCGAAGCATCCGGCCAAAGACCGCCGTGCTGTGCTTATTCATGGTCAATTTTTGCGCAAAGATCAAGTGGCCAGCCTGGATAAGCTCGATATATTTCCTTCGCTGTTCCCCATGCATACCTTTTATTGGGGCGATTGGCATCGTGACCGTACCGTTGGCCCGGTCAACGCCGACAATATTTCGCCAACGGGATGGGTCCGCGAGCGCGGCATGATGTTCTCCACTCATCACGATGCCCCTGTTGCGTTTCCCGACTCCATGCGGGTGCTTTCAGCGACCGTCACGCGCCGCACTCGTTCCGGTGATGTTCTAGGGCCTGATCAGCGGGTTGATGTAATGACCGCGCTAAAGGCGATGACCATCTGGCCGGCCTATCAGCATTTCGAAGAAAACCGTAAAGGCTCGCTGGAACCGGGCAAGCTGGCTGATTTCGTTATTCTTTCCAAGGATCCCACGGCAATAGATCCAGAAACCTTACACCAAGTGCAAGTGACCGAGACCGTCAAAAACGGCAAGACTATTTATCGCCAAAGCGACGAAGGCGGCACGGCGGCGCGAGCTTCCGCCGCTGCTGTCGGTGACGTCTTCGGACGTATGTTGACCCATTGGCAGCACAGTAATGAAGAGCGGGGAGCCAACGGTCACGCTCATGGGCCAGAGTTGCTGATGGCCGCGATGCTTGCCGGGCTTGAGCGACAGAACGATGTCAAACACTAA
- a CDS encoding sulfatase-like hydrolase/transferase: protein MKALRLGRRGSLVLLMVSMLILAGCSGDDSVATAQSDAQKPNILFVVIDDFGVDQMTSYGYGGAVPPKTPNLTAIAQAGLQFRSAWAMPTCTPTRATFFTGRYPSATNVLNAVVSTDLANSEISPYEVTLPKLLRTQGYISALIGKMHLTGTDLGTAPNLPYGHQTMWKLGWDYFDGYLDGAPFPIDTRAGRTNVAEETHQCGFIANKTIDPANGADAGACYYVAGGCESIVRGLGISTPGRSCMERGGIFDPDQSCQVSPPAYLDFTAQNGYYTGEFVQSWPDGTTRKVGAEDPAARGYRSTMETDRAVAWVRQQSKGTPWMMSVGYSAIHTPLQMPPVALVSDTTVGRNDNLVCSPASDRGDVPSAIKSLKTVVNDHLVTNLMVEAMDTEIGRLLVELGLATWNQNGTLNYQPEKTNTMVVVMADNGTYVNSVKFTAPGQFDPTRAKAFPYQTGVAVPLLIAGPMVQEPGREITHQVSSPDMYRLFAEIAGADVNANVPANRPLDAQPMLAYLTSPDQAAIRSLNFSEMGTNFSNPSMAVTPQPCVVEAASVCFTIFPQKALCNDQGGIWYGAGSGLAGVPVEGFSQCGQVMSYRKTLDPADKVDVLPDSQKAVSDGDYKLVRLNRKTYTITPNPMDSQYIQNQNTDELYEIDMAVPNPKLDKLNTAIAVGSPTITDPLPPEAQQPYGTLKAEMDWRDQVAAFNNQYDKVHCPGDGNRDGAVDQQDLDLWAELSQLNLNNGVAQSSWYDLNHDGKTDGIDRALIEANLGRSCALSPV, encoded by the coding sequence ATGAAAGCTTTGCGGCTAGGCAGACGAGGCAGCCTTGTCTTATTGATGGTTTCGATGCTAATTCTGGCCGGCTGCAGTGGCGATGACAGCGTGGCAACGGCCCAGTCGGACGCGCAAAAACCCAACATCCTTTTCGTCGTCATCGACGACTTCGGGGTGGATCAGATGACATCCTACGGCTACGGCGGTGCGGTCCCGCCCAAGACACCTAACCTGACGGCGATAGCTCAGGCAGGGCTGCAGTTCCGCTCCGCATGGGCTATGCCGACCTGCACGCCCACGCGCGCCACTTTCTTTACCGGGCGTTACCCCTCTGCCACGAATGTTCTAAACGCCGTGGTGTCGACCGACCTGGCGAACTCCGAGATCTCGCCCTACGAGGTCACGCTTCCCAAACTGTTGCGTACACAAGGGTATATCAGTGCACTGATCGGCAAGATGCATTTGACCGGCACCGACTTAGGCACGGCACCGAACCTGCCCTATGGTCATCAGACCATGTGGAAGCTGGGCTGGGACTACTTCGACGGTTACCTGGATGGCGCTCCCTTTCCGATTGATACGCGGGCCGGGCGTACCAACGTGGCCGAAGAGACCCATCAGTGCGGTTTCATCGCAAATAAAACCATCGATCCCGCCAATGGCGCGGATGCCGGTGCTTGCTACTATGTGGCCGGTGGCTGCGAATCTATTGTGCGCGGTCTCGGTATCAGCACGCCGGGCCGCAGTTGCATGGAACGCGGTGGCATCTTCGATCCAGACCAGTCCTGCCAAGTCAGTCCGCCTGCCTACCTGGACTTCACCGCGCAGAATGGCTACTACACTGGCGAATTCGTCCAGAGCTGGCCCGACGGTACTACACGGAAAGTTGGGGCTGAGGACCCGGCAGCGCGCGGCTACCGCAGCACCATGGAAACCGACCGCGCCGTAGCCTGGGTACGCCAGCAGAGCAAAGGAACTCCCTGGATGATGTCCGTGGGCTATTCCGCCATTCACACACCGCTACAGATGCCGCCTGTGGCCCTGGTCTCCGACACCACAGTAGGCCGGAATGATAATCTGGTCTGCTCGCCGGCCAGCGATCGGGGAGACGTGCCCAGCGCGATCAAATCGCTCAAAACCGTGGTCAATGATCACCTCGTCACCAACTTGATGGTCGAGGCCATGGATACCGAAATCGGTCGCCTGCTGGTCGAACTCGGGCTGGCCACCTGGAACCAGAATGGTACGCTGAATTACCAGCCAGAAAAGACCAACACGATGGTGGTCGTCATGGCCGACAACGGAACCTATGTCAACAGTGTGAAATTCACGGCCCCCGGTCAATTCGACCCCACACGTGCCAAAGCATTCCCTTATCAGACCGGGGTGGCCGTGCCGCTATTGATAGCTGGCCCCATGGTCCAGGAGCCCGGGCGTGAAATCACCCACCAGGTCAGCTCGCCCGACATGTACCGCCTGTTCGCTGAAATCGCAGGCGCTGATGTGAATGCCAATGTTCCTGCCAACCGCCCCTTGGATGCCCAGCCGATGCTGGCCTACCTGACCTCTCCTGATCAGGCGGCCATTCGCAGTCTGAACTTTTCCGAAATGGGAACCAACTTCTCCAATCCGTCCATGGCCGTCACGCCGCAGCCCTGCGTGGTGGAGGCGGCGAGTGTGTGTTTCACCATCTTTCCCCAGAAGGCGCTGTGCAACGACCAGGGCGGTATCTGGTACGGTGCCGGTTCCGGGCTGGCGGGCGTGCCTGTCGAAGGATTCAGCCAATGCGGACAGGTGATGTCTTATCGGAAGACCCTGGACCCGGCTGATAAGGTCGACGTTCTACCCGACTCACAGAAGGCAGTCAGCGACGGCGACTACAAACTAGTGCGTCTGAACCGCAAGACGTACACCATTACCCCGAATCCGATGGACTCGCAATATATCCAGAACCAAAACACGGATGAACTATACGAGATCGACATGGCCGTGCCGAACCCCAAGCTGGACAAACTTAATACGGCGATCGCCGTCGGTTCGCCCACTATCACCGACCCGTTGCCACCCGAGGCTCAGCAGCCCTATGGCACGCTGAAGGCCGAAATGGACTGGCGCGATCAAGTCGCTGCGTTTAATAACCAGTACGACAAGGTCCACTGCCCGGGCGACGGTAACCGGGACGGTGCGGTGGATCAGCAAGACTTGGATCTCTGGGCGGAACTCAGTCAACTGAATCTGAACAACGGCGTGGCGCAGTCCAGTTGGTACGATCTTAACCACGATGGAAAGACTGATGGGATCGACCGCGCCTTGATCGAGGCAAATCTGGGGCGCAGCTGCGCCTTGAGCCCAGTCTAA
- a CDS encoding type II toxin-antitoxin system ParD family antitoxin: MSTMNISLPDTLKSFVDEQVAQGSYSTSSEYVRELIRKDQDRLQLRGLLLAGAASAPAAPADPAYFKGLRDRVRKVAKVGARG; the protein is encoded by the coding sequence ATGAGCACAATGAACATATCCCTACCCGATACGCTAAAGTCCTTCGTCGATGAGCAGGTCGCTCAAGGCAGCTATAGTACGAGCAGCGAGTATGTGCGTGAGTTGATCCGCAAGGACCAGGATCGCCTACAACTGCGCGGACTCTTGCTCGCGGGTGCGGCATCTGCACCGGCAGCCCCAGCCGATCCAGCCTACTTCAAGGGACTGCGTGATCGGGTGCGCAAGGTGGCCAAAGTGGGCGCTCGCGGGTGA
- a CDS encoding serine hydrolase — MRPHFDFYALTLAITLALMAPAHAYEPTVKAGAEPALDAIALADHGLTTALAALPELVNNTLERSGVPGAAVAVVHEGKTIFAQGFGVRQMGRHEPVDPSTVFQIASISKSLTATVIAMAVTKDVVSWDDPVLRYLPKFKLSDPYVTAHATIGDFMAHRSGLPLAAGDELEDLGYGREQVIERLSQLPLDAFRNSYHYANFGTTIAAVAVAAAANKPWEKLAAETLFEPLGMQSTSTLHADYVARENRAVLHAYEGGTFQPLYDRDPDAQAPAGGVSSNVLDLAKWMKFLLADGKHQGKPLATPASLLAALSPRSLSGPPRTPLARSQFYGYGFNVGTTAGGHTTFGHSGAFLLGAGTAFQILPAAGVGIVVLTNGSPVGVPESINASFMDMVQFGKPLRDWYGAYHANMMDFYDPEGDLAGKTRPEDPLPAQPLQAYTGYYENAYFGTARIVLEDDTLALIIGPGKQRLTMSHWNADTFAVTPQTENAPPGSQSSVSFLMDDNKINAFAVNYLDQNGLATWHRRSTP, encoded by the coding sequence ATGAGACCTCACTTTGATTTTTATGCACTTACGCTCGCGATAACGCTAGCTCTGATGGCGCCTGCCCATGCGTACGAACCGACGGTGAAAGCGGGTGCCGAGCCCGCGTTGGACGCTATTGCACTGGCCGATCACGGCTTGACCACGGCGCTTGCGGCTCTGCCGGAATTGGTCAACAACACTCTCGAACGCAGTGGAGTGCCCGGCGCGGCGGTAGCGGTTGTACACGAAGGCAAGACCATTTTTGCTCAAGGATTTGGTGTGCGACAGATGGGCCGGCACGAACCGGTTGATCCTTCCACCGTGTTTCAAATCGCATCGATATCCAAATCGCTGACCGCTACAGTGATTGCCATGGCGGTGACCAAGGATGTAGTGTCCTGGGACGACCCGGTGCTGCGCTATCTTCCGAAGTTCAAGCTAAGCGATCCCTACGTCACCGCGCACGCGACTATTGGGGACTTCATGGCACACCGCAGCGGCCTGCCATTGGCCGCGGGTGACGAGCTGGAAGACTTGGGCTATGGTCGCGAGCAAGTGATCGAGCGCTTGAGTCAGCTGCCCCTTGATGCGTTTCGCAACTCATACCATTACGCCAATTTTGGTACGACCATTGCCGCTGTAGCGGTGGCCGCGGCCGCCAACAAGCCGTGGGAAAAGTTGGCGGCAGAGACGCTATTCGAGCCGTTGGGGATGCAGTCCACCAGCACACTGCATGCTGATTACGTGGCCCGCGAAAATCGGGCGGTACTACATGCCTATGAAGGAGGCACGTTTCAGCCGCTATACGATCGCGATCCTGATGCTCAGGCGCCGGCTGGCGGCGTGTCGTCAAATGTACTGGACCTCGCCAAGTGGATGAAGTTCCTACTTGCTGACGGAAAACATCAGGGCAAGCCCTTGGCTACGCCCGCGTCTCTTCTGGCCGCGTTAAGCCCGCGCTCGCTCAGTGGCCCGCCCCGCACGCCGCTCGCGCGTTCCCAGTTTTATGGCTACGGCTTCAATGTTGGGACCACTGCCGGTGGACACACCACCTTTGGCCACTCTGGCGCTTTCCTGCTTGGCGCCGGCACGGCATTCCAGATTCTTCCGGCGGCGGGCGTGGGCATTGTCGTCTTGACGAACGGCTCACCAGTGGGCGTGCCCGAGAGCATTAACGCGAGTTTCATGGATATGGTTCAGTTCGGCAAACCGCTACGCGATTGGTATGGCGCCTACCATGCCAACATGATGGATTTCTATGATCCAGAAGGCGACTTGGCCGGCAAGACGAGGCCTGAAGACCCGCTACCTGCACAACCCCTGCAGGCCTACACCGGCTATTACGAGAATGCATACTTTGGCACCGCCCGTATCGTCCTTGAAGACGATACTCTGGCATTGATTATCGGCCCCGGCAAGCAACGCTTGACCATGAGTCATTGGAACGCCGACACTTTCGCGGTGACGCCCCAGACCGAAAACGCACCGCCTGGCTCGCAATCGTCAGTAAGTTTCTTAATGGACGACAACAAGATCAATGCGTTCGCCGTCAATTACCTGGACCAGAACGGGCTGGCGACCTGGCATAGAAGATCCACACCATAA
- a CDS encoding DUF2058 domain-containing protein produces the protein MVTLQEQLLKAGLVDKNKAKRANQDKSKQKKVERRTGTQSVDEAKVAALETQQKNLERTRELNAQRVEAAKQKAIAAQISQMVQQSRQSKGRGDIAYNFTHGKTIERLYVSAEVQGHLIAGRLVIIRLGDATELVPRIVADKIAERDPSIVVRVNKTSTEIDEDDPYAAFQVPDDLMW, from the coding sequence ATGGTTACGCTGCAAGAGCAGCTTTTGAAAGCGGGCCTGGTCGATAAAAACAAAGCCAAACGGGCCAACCAGGATAAGAGCAAGCAGAAGAAGGTCGAGCGCCGAACCGGCACGCAAAGCGTGGACGAGGCGAAGGTGGCAGCGCTGGAAACCCAACAGAAGAATCTGGAGCGAACGCGCGAGCTCAATGCGCAACGCGTAGAAGCCGCCAAACAGAAGGCGATTGCGGCGCAAATTTCGCAGATGGTGCAGCAGAGTCGCCAGAGCAAGGGGCGTGGCGACATCGCCTATAACTTCACGCACGGCAAGACGATCGAACGGCTGTACGTGTCGGCGGAAGTCCAGGGGCACCTAATAGCTGGGCGTCTTGTGATCATCCGCTTGGGCGATGCGACGGAGCTGGTGCCAAGGATAGTCGCAGATAAAATCGCCGAGCGTGATCCTTCGATTGTTGTTCGGGTGAATAAGACCAGCACGGAGATCGACGAGGATGATCCGTATGCGGCTTTCCAGGTTCCGGATGATTTGATGTGGTGA
- a CDS encoding type II toxin-antitoxin system RelE/ParE family toxin: MTAKPVVPRELANRDIDNAIAYYLSEGTEQAALGFIDALEQAYTHIAHHPATGSPRYAHELNLPGLRFWPLVRYPHLVFYVECPQHIDIWRVLHGQRDVPARMLEPEII; encoded by the coding sequence GTGACGGCCAAGCCCGTCGTTCCCCGCGAACTGGCCAACCGGGACATCGACAACGCGATTGCCTACTATCTCAGTGAAGGTACTGAACAAGCTGCGCTCGGCTTCATTGACGCCTTGGAGCAGGCTTATACGCACATCGCTCACCATCCGGCTACTGGGTCTCCCCGCTACGCCCATGAGTTGAACCTGCCCGGCTTGCGTTTCTGGCCGCTTGTGCGCTATCCCCATCTCGTGTTCTACGTCGAGTGTCCGCAGCACATTGATATCTGGCGCGTGCTGCACGGCCAACGCGATGTCCCGGCGCGGATGCTGGAGCCAGAGATCATCTGA
- a CDS encoding mechanosensitive ion channel family protein — MSNTNFRRLFRLSILAVFIWFLLPLAQATQFDWTGEWDSTWHHRGARVSLVQTGDHIKGSYKLYGGTVEGTADGREFRGVWKEAGREGNFVAIMSADERTFTARFGSGDWMTGIRVVDDNEFLGHQVDRSVPAMTLYHFLSIMNAVGPGRMELQSEASQFIDFAQTPVSELDYTQTLFAVLDRLTFRVWTAHPQPDDSEVSVTLGQAGTDVSFNLHFVKRGDEWFISPPPMQVLKSALHALETARPQRVDAGLQGLQSPRDTLRTLIHSFSDAGGALEAAMATLDMSELSALAKEYEAPKLARYINRSLQRIGSLTWQEVPDDPDRSTDYVHFEHPMGSIALGRVVTDEGVIWQFTPETLQTIRAVYAALDNFPANEIFYSQRQTESLYFQVRGVVSNISMGFVRQLGPMELWQWLGLLLVLGGAYALGRVVNAIFYALVLRRFVPASEQQGLVRWLFLWSFRFLVVGVALRVADRVLSFPDLVQVVVVAVSWTCTILSSMMLILLGVGVVVGHIKETNAIHSNHMTPVSFVAGIVRVVVVVFAILLLADVLQVPYQSVLAGLGLGGLAVALAAQSTLQNFISGITLYFDKPIAVGDYCKFGDKSGTVEFIGMRSTRIRTAARTLLTVPNSEFSNLQIENYAQRDRMLLNPTLKLRYETSPDQLRKLLEEFRQLLIDHPKVADDPLRVRFAGFGAHSLDVDVLAYIMSDNESEFVAIREDIYLRIMEVVERAGARLAVPSVVNYNTADTLPG; from the coding sequence ATGTCAAACACTAATTTCCGCAGGCTATTCCGTCTTTCTATCCTGGCCGTCTTTATTTGGTTCCTGTTGCCTTTGGCCCAAGCGACCCAGTTCGACTGGACGGGCGAGTGGGACAGCACCTGGCATCATCGAGGCGCTCGAGTATCGCTCGTACAGACCGGTGATCATATAAAAGGAAGCTACAAACTTTATGGCGGCACGGTCGAAGGCACCGCCGATGGCCGCGAGTTTCGAGGAGTCTGGAAAGAAGCAGGCCGTGAAGGCAATTTTGTCGCGATCATGTCTGCAGACGAAAGGACCTTTACCGCTCGTTTTGGTTCTGGCGATTGGATGACCGGCATTCGGGTGGTCGACGATAACGAGTTCCTGGGGCATCAAGTGGACCGGTCCGTCCCCGCCATGACCTTGTATCACTTCTTGTCCATCATGAATGCCGTCGGGCCTGGCAGGATGGAGTTGCAAAGCGAGGCCTCGCAATTCATCGATTTCGCGCAGACGCCCGTCAGTGAGCTGGATTACACGCAAACTTTGTTTGCCGTACTGGATCGGCTGACTTTCCGTGTATGGACCGCCCACCCCCAGCCGGACGATTCTGAGGTTTCGGTAACATTGGGGCAGGCAGGAACTGACGTCTCGTTCAACCTGCATTTTGTCAAACGAGGGGATGAGTGGTTTATATCGCCCCCGCCCATGCAGGTATTGAAGTCTGCGCTGCATGCGCTGGAAACGGCGCGCCCGCAGCGTGTCGATGCGGGCCTTCAAGGCTTGCAGTCTCCACGAGACACCTTGCGCACCTTGATCCATTCGTTCTCGGACGCCGGGGGGGCGTTGGAGGCAGCCATGGCAACCTTGGACATGTCAGAGCTGTCGGCCCTGGCAAAAGAGTATGAGGCGCCGAAACTGGCTCGTTACATTAACCGGTCTTTGCAGCGCATAGGCTCTTTGACATGGCAGGAAGTACCTGACGATCCGGACCGCTCTACCGACTACGTGCACTTTGAGCACCCCATGGGAAGCATTGCGCTCGGGCGGGTGGTGACCGACGAGGGCGTGATATGGCAGTTCACGCCGGAAACATTACAGACGATACGCGCTGTTTATGCCGCGCTGGACAACTTCCCTGCCAACGAAATCTTTTATTCACAACGTCAAACAGAAAGCCTGTACTTTCAGGTCCGCGGCGTAGTCAGCAACATATCTATGGGCTTTGTCAGGCAGCTTGGACCCATGGAGCTTTGGCAATGGCTGGGCTTGTTGCTGGTTCTTGGTGGCGCTTATGCTTTGGGCAGGGTGGTAAATGCAATCTTCTACGCCCTGGTGCTTAGGCGCTTTGTGCCTGCTTCAGAGCAGCAAGGCCTTGTCCGTTGGTTGTTTCTTTGGTCCTTCCGTTTTCTGGTCGTCGGCGTTGCGCTGCGGGTTGCCGATCGCGTATTGAGCTTTCCTGATCTGGTGCAAGTCGTCGTTGTTGCCGTAAGTTGGACCTGCACTATTCTTTCTTCCATGATGTTGATTCTGCTGGGCGTGGGAGTGGTGGTCGGTCACATCAAAGAAACTAATGCCATCCATAGCAATCACATGACGCCTGTGTCGTTCGTCGCAGGCATTGTGCGCGTGGTCGTTGTGGTGTTCGCTATTTTGTTGTTGGCAGATGTGCTGCAAGTTCCGTATCAAAGCGTGCTTGCCGGTCTGGGCTTGGGGGGCCTGGCCGTCGCACTGGCAGCCCAGTCGACACTGCAGAATTTCATCTCTGGCATTACCTTGTACTTCGACAAGCCCATTGCGGTTGGCGACTACTGCAAGTTCGGTGACAAGTCGGGCACGGTAGAGTTTATCGGCATGCGCTCGACACGTATCCGTACTGCTGCGCGCACCTTGCTGACAGTACCAAACAGCGAGTTTTCAAACTTGCAGATCGAGAACTACGCCCAGCGCGATCGTATGCTTTTAAACCCTACGTTGAAATTGCGATATGAAACGTCCCCCGACCAGTTACGCAAACTTCTGGAGGAGTTTCGCCAATTGTTGATCGATCATCCCAAAGTCGCGGACGACCCGCTGCGGGTGCGGTTCGCCGGTTTCGGCGCACACTCTCTTGATGTCGATGTTTTGGCATACATCATGTCGGACAACGAATCCGAGTTTGTGGCGATTCGAGAAGACATTTACCTACGCATCATGGAGGTGGTAGAACGTGCCGGTGCCAGGTTGGCCGTTCCCTCGGTCGTGAATTACAACACTGCAGATACCTTGCCGGGCTAG